A genomic region of Chryseobacterium sp. KACC 21268 contains the following coding sequences:
- a CDS encoding T9SS type A sorting domain-containing protein, which yields MNKSLSTPRGQSLYQFAKTLLLPVLLFLWGNIWGQTTVTHTFAGTSGTIDSNISFTTQSNSASNAPAFNAGDNTLRLYFGSASPYNGCSITLIPSNGATITAVELTGVTGNTPVMRYSIGTTATTLSDPALALAGNIYTVSSLSVTSSLKIRNANTSNTHGRFTGIKVTYTPGGPTIASSATTLTGFSATPSTPSAPQTFNVSGSSLGANISVTPPTNYEISLSSASGYTSSAISLTQTSGTVPSTPIFVRLKSGLALGAYNGEVINITSGSATAKTVTLSGDVVRNTIISTTSGDWNTGTTWVGGVVPTSGDNVVISTGHTVSVAAGVTRDTGVTTTVNGSFQLNNGGYAGGAPFTYAATGSGLIFNNGSVYGVGVGNAFWPTTTPPFNVTINSGSGAKLDTPVGLVSGTLTLNGQLNAVNAITVNGTLQLNNGGFVSSNAPVYGASSTLVYNTTYGVGTEWTTTGTTAGSGIPNHVTIQNNAAVTYGAVGARGLAGNLTITSGSLTSGDILNVKGTTTNVGTLTTNSTANFTGLVTNSGTFNSNGVSNLAGNFTNSVTAAILSLGGDFYLGGNWANAGTFTPNNKAVFFNGATGTQSITNTNSSNSNTETFAYLVNNKAAGTLSITSNIIISGTSGDVFQIINSAATSLNGANRTITFNGNGGNILVSGAERTITGTSTTAAIVINGTKTVRSTSGGTLVLGTNITTKLSNGINFGAGLTTVSTALEINNGGYVITNAPIYASTSTLTYNVGAGYGVNNEWTGNATTAGAGIPQNVIITGNTIINMPNSIRGLAGNLSINALSSLNMNNTIGADLALGGNFTNNGTFAPNNTAVIFNGNDTTQTISGATAFDYFIVNKTGTFGTVTLASSIIINKDLTLTSRSITLSSFNLTLPNKSSVITSNANSYINATGTGKLIRQNIDGTADWIFPMGVAATLRYAPLTVKNLSGTTEIGVNVNATLSKSVSVAANTLKTEWRVSTTNNVTANVRADWTATEQNTGVVNPGPGDLGVYNSTVGSNYTLYDVTLAQYNTQATGVVLANTGTNSIVIGNDDSIILSNDECLGAKIVVVDAVSISGSNTGATTSTGAVCGGSVASDVWFKFTTSEAGSYKINVVGASGVDPILNLYSGTCGSLTSLACTNATGSGGTEFITQPLSANTIYYYRVYTLSALYQGAFTTNVVTVPTITVNPTSLAFGDVSVTTDSTVKTFSVQASLLTSATGNIDLNAPAGYLLSLDGTTAWSSVLNLPFTGSKLAETIVYTKFNPSTCGDFNSNITASGGGATSANVAVTGKGVISAPTANSGTDITATTFAAHWNGIPGATGYLLDVYFKGTVVNTLINATFDDVAGTGGNSGGWNGSIATGSIPTAYTTAGWVFNSSAGADKSIKAGSGSNLGSVTTPELAVNGSGTLTFRAGAWDGTSESTTLKLTATNATLSTPTVTLVKGSFSTYSVNITGATGNVKISFTGNTAANSRFFIDDIKVTTSGIGNIAFSGYNPKTIAGGSTVTEVVNGLSSNTQYYYTVRATTATCESANSSEIEVTTNNTVIWNTGAWSNTTGPDATLDAIIRSPFVVGANASQATFTVKDLTVENTGLLEIPANQGITVAGKITTADNKIVIDSDGSLLQTNSPAANDNSGKIIAKRDVKMSKTDYTYWSTPVTGQKLLNNAALGDGFSVGTPNNRIYDYYEPTDNFKATADSNFANAKGYAIRGKDTYSSTVHTLDTDMKFTGVPNNGSYVIDIQKSKNTVSGNPLETYTHGYNLIGNPYPSNINFIQFYNLERGDGTKNSDVINAKAWFWTNSSPTKTQSGSSYAGNNYATITLAGGTPPTIANGQSAGTPIPNEFIKVGQGFIVEMLGTPPTGNTPLTANLKFDNTIRTNNSTGHFYNNNKSSDAINRYWVKMISPENVVNTILVAHMDGATNQYDANYDAELLAVGDDSFYSKLNTQKLQIQARSNPLTTEDVIPLGNKYSANGNYKISLGNKEGIFAGDQKIYLLDKLNNLYTDLSVQDYIFTASKGTDDTRFEIVYRNQEVLGTDNLSKSDFSVYRDGTSFVIRSTFSLGKIELYDASGKLVIATSSNQKEFRLDAAAIASGVYIIRAENSGNIRTKKIIK from the coding sequence ATGAATAAAAGTTTATCCACACCGCGCGGACAATCTCTTTACCAATTCGCAAAAACCCTGCTACTACCAGTTCTTCTTTTTTTATGGGGGAATATTTGGGGGCAGACTACGGTTACACATACTTTTGCGGGTACTTCAGGTACTATTGATTCAAATATTTCTTTTACCACACAATCAAATTCTGCATCAAATGCACCAGCATTTAATGCAGGTGATAATACATTAAGATTATATTTTGGAAGTGCTTCGCCTTATAATGGATGTTCTATAACATTAATTCCTTCAAATGGTGCTACTATTACAGCTGTTGAACTAACAGGAGTCACTGGGAATACTCCGGTTATGAGATATAGCATTGGTACAACAGCGACAACTTTATCTGACCCTGCTTTAGCTTTAGCAGGTAACATCTATACTGTGTCAAGTCTAAGTGTCACTTCTAGTTTAAAAATTAGAAATGCAAATACCAGTAATACGCACGGTAGATTTACTGGTATTAAAGTCACCTATACACCTGGGGGACCAACAATTGCTTCTTCAGCAACCACACTTACAGGTTTTTCCGCAACGCCTTCTACGCCTTCTGCGCCACAGACTTTTAACGTTTCTGGAAGTAGCCTTGGTGCTAATATCTCAGTAACGCCTCCAACTAATTATGAAATTTCTCTTTCTTCAGCATCTGGATATACTTCTTCAGCAATATCTTTAACACAAACCAGTGGTACAGTTCCGTCAACACCAATCTTCGTTAGATTAAAGTCTGGTCTTGCACTAGGTGCTTACAATGGAGAAGTGATTAATATAACAAGCGGCTCCGCAACAGCTAAAACGGTTACATTAAGTGGAGATGTTGTTAGGAATACAATTATTTCTACAACCAGTGGAGACTGGAACACCGGAACAACTTGGGTGGGTGGAGTAGTTCCTACTTCTGGCGATAATGTGGTGATTTCAACAGGACACACGGTTTCTGTTGCTGCAGGAGTCACAAGAGATACCGGAGTTACTACTACTGTAAATGGTTCTTTCCAATTAAATAATGGTGGTTACGCCGGTGGAGCTCCTTTCACCTATGCTGCAACTGGTAGTGGATTAATATTCAACAATGGAAGTGTTTATGGCGTTGGAGTGGGTAATGCATTTTGGCCAACAACTACTCCGCCTTTTAATGTGACGATTAACTCAGGTTCTGGTGCAAAGCTTGACACGCCGGTTGGCTTAGTTTCTGGGACATTGACACTGAATGGTCAACTTAACGCCGTAAATGCAATTACCGTAAATGGAACTTTGCAATTAAATAATGGTGGATTTGTTTCTTCCAATGCACCTGTGTATGGAGCATCCTCAACATTAGTTTATAATACAACTTATGGAGTAGGTACGGAATGGACTACAACCGGTACAACTGCCGGAAGTGGAATTCCAAATCACGTTACAATCCAAAATAATGCAGCTGTAACTTATGGGGCAGTGGGAGCAAGAGGTTTGGCGGGTAACCTTACTATTACTTCAGGGTCATTAACATCGGGAGATATTCTAAATGTAAAAGGAACAACTACGAACGTTGGAACATTGACTACGAATTCTACCGCTAATTTTACAGGATTGGTTACAAACTCAGGAACGTTTAACTCTAATGGAGTTTCAAATCTTGCAGGTAACTTTACCAATTCTGTGACTGCTGCTATTCTTAGTTTAGGAGGCGATTTCTATTTAGGAGGAAACTGGGCAAATGCCGGAACTTTCACACCAAATAATAAAGCTGTATTCTTTAATGGTGCTACAGGCACACAGTCTATAACAAATACAAATTCATCCAATTCGAATACCGAAACGTTTGCATATTTAGTTAATAATAAGGCTGCGGGAACACTATCTATCACAAGTAATATTATTATCTCTGGTACTTCTGGAGATGTTTTTCAGATTATAAATAGTGCAGCCACAAGTCTTAATGGGGCAAACAGAACCATAACATTCAATGGAAATGGTGGTAATATCCTGGTATCAGGAGCAGAGCGTACTATTACAGGAACATCTACTACTGCTGCAATTGTGATTAATGGAACAAAAACAGTACGATCAACTTCTGGAGGTACACTTGTTTTGGGTACAAATATTACAACAAAACTTTCCAATGGAATCAATTTTGGAGCGGGACTTACAACGGTTTCAACTGCATTGGAAATTAATAATGGAGGTTATGTCATTACAAATGCACCAATCTACGCATCTACATCTACGCTGACTTATAATGTTGGTGCTGGGTATGGTGTAAATAATGAATGGACTGGTAATGCAACAACCGCAGGAGCAGGAATTCCTCAGAATGTTATCATTACAGGGAATACAATAATTAATATGCCAAATAGCATAAGAGGACTGGCTGGAAATCTTAGTATTAACGCGCTAAGTTCTTTGAATATGAACAATACTATTGGGGCAGATCTTGCTTTGGGAGGAAACTTCACAAACAATGGAACTTTTGCACCGAATAATACGGCTGTTATTTTTAACGGGAATGATACTACGCAGACTATTTCCGGAGCAACAGCATTTGATTATTTTATAGTCAATAAAACTGGAACATTTGGAACTGTAACCTTGGCATCGTCTATTATTATTAATAAAGACCTTACATTAACAAGTAGAAGCATTACACTTAGTTCTTTTAATTTGACTTTACCAAATAAGTCTTCTGTTATAACTTCTAACGCGAATTCTTATATTAATGCGACAGGTACAGGTAAATTGATTCGTCAAAATATTGATGGTACAGCAGATTGGATATTTCCAATGGGTGTTGCTGCGACATTAAGGTATGCACCATTAACAGTTAAAAATCTTTCAGGAACTACTGAAATTGGTGTGAATGTGAATGCTACTTTATCAAAGTCTGTTTCAGTTGCTGCAAATACACTTAAGACAGAATGGAGAGTTTCAACTACAAATAATGTAACTGCAAATGTAAGAGCTGACTGGACTGCTACCGAACAGAATACAGGAGTTGTAAATCCTGGTCCGGGAGATTTGGGAGTTTACAATTCTACAGTTGGAAGTAATTACACCTTATATGATGTTACGCTTGCACAATATAACACTCAGGCGACTGGTGTTGTACTAGCAAATACTGGTACAAACTCTATTGTAATTGGAAATGATGATTCCATCATACTTAGTAATGATGAATGTTTAGGCGCAAAAATAGTTGTAGTAGATGCTGTTTCAATTTCAGGTTCCAATACAGGAGCGACCACCAGTACAGGAGCAGTATGCGGAGGATCAGTGGCTAGTGATGTCTGGTTTAAATTTACAACCAGCGAAGCGGGATCTTATAAGATAAATGTGGTAGGGGCAAGTGGTGTAGATCCTATTCTCAATTTGTATTCCGGTACTTGTGGATCTTTAACTTCTTTGGCTTGTACTAATGCAACTGGAAGTGGAGGAACAGAGTTTATTACACAACCTTTGAGTGCAAATACTATTTATTATTATAGAGTATATACTCTGAGTGCTTTATATCAGGGAGCCTTCACAACAAACGTAGTAACCGTCCCAACAATTACGGTTAATCCAACATCATTAGCTTTTGGAGATGTTTCTGTTACCACAGATTCTACTGTAAAAACTTTCAGTGTACAAGCGAGCCTACTTACATCTGCTACAGGAAATATTGATTTAAATGCTCCAGCCGGATATCTTTTATCATTAGATGGAACTACAGCTTGGTCTTCTGTATTAAATCTTCCTTTTACAGGATCAAAACTTGCAGAAACAATAGTTTATACCAAATTTAATCCTTCAACTTGCGGCGATTTTAATTCAAATATTACAGCTTCGGGAGGTGGAGCAACTAGTGCTAATGTTGCAGTTACTGGTAAAGGGGTTATCTCTGCGCCTACGGCAAACTCAGGAACAGATATCACAGCAACAACTTTTGCTGCTCATTGGAATGGAATTCCTGGAGCGACAGGTTATTTGTTAGATGTATATTTTAAAGGAACTGTTGTTAACACATTGATAAATGCGACCTTTGATGATGTTGCCGGGACAGGGGGGAACTCTGGCGGCTGGAATGGTAGTATTGCTACGGGTTCTATTCCAACAGCATATACTACAGCTGGATGGGTTTTCAACAGTTCAGCTGGAGCTGATAAAAGTATTAAAGCTGGTTCAGGTTCTAATCTTGGAAGTGTTACAACACCAGAATTAGCAGTTAACGGTTCTGGAACTTTAACTTTCCGTGCTGGAGCTTGGGACGGTACTTCAGAGAGTACAACTTTAAAATTAACTGCTACCAATGCAACGCTAAGTACACCTACTGTTACTTTAGTAAAAGGTAGTTTCAGTACTTATTCTGTAAATATTACTGGAGCAACAGGAAATGTTAAGATTAGTTTTACAGGAAATACTGCTGCTAATTCAAGGTTCTTTATTGATGATATTAAGGTAACTACCTCTGGTATCGGAAATATTGCTTTTTCTGGTTATAATCCAAAAACAATTGCAGGAGGTTCAACAGTAACAGAAGTAGTTAATGGACTGTCATCAAATACTCAATATTATTATACAGTTAGAGCAACAACCGCAACTTGCGAATCTGCAAACTCTAGTGAAATAGAAGTTACAACAAACAATACAGTAATTTGGAACACAGGAGCTTGGAGTAATACCACGGGGCCTGATGCAACTCTCGATGCAATTATCAGATCTCCGTTTGTTGTAGGAGCAAATGCGTCTCAGGCAACTTTCACAGTCAAAGATTTGACGGTCGAAAATACAGGTCTCCTGGAAATTCCTGCAAACCAGGGAATTACTGTTGCAGGTAAAATTACTACAGCTGACAACAAAATCGTAATTGATAGTGACGGAAGTCTTTTGCAGACTAATTCACCAGCTGCTAATGATAATTCAGGTAAGATCATTGCGAAGCGAGATGTAAAAATGAGTAAAACGGATTATACTTATTGGAGTACACCGGTTACTGGACAGAAACTTTTGAATAACGCGGCCCTTGGTGACGGATTCTCAGTTGGTACGCCAAATAACAGAATTTATGATTATTACGAGCCAACAGATAATTTCAAAGCAACGGCAGATTCTAATTTTGCAAATGCAAAAGGTTATGCGATAAGAGGTAAAGATACATACAGTTCGACTGTTCATACTTTAGATACAGATATGAAATTCACCGGAGTTCCAAACAATGGATCTTATGTGATTGATATTCAGAAATCTAAAAATACAGTTTCTGGAAATCCGCTGGAAACCTATACACATGGCTACAATCTAATTGGAAATCCATATCCTTCTAATATTAATTTTATTCAGTTCTATAATTTAGAAAGAGGCGATGGAACGAAGAATAGTGATGTCATCAATGCTAAAGCTTGGTTCTGGACAAATTCTTCTCCTACAAAAACCCAAAGTGGTTCTTCGTATGCCGGAAATAATTATGCTACTATTACTTTAGCAGGTGGTACACCTCCTACAATAGCTAATGGTCAATCTGCTGGAACGCCAATACCTAATGAGTTTATAAAAGTAGGACAAGGCTTTATTGTTGAGATGCTTGGAACGCCTCCAACAGGTAATACACCTTTAACTGCTAATTTGAAATTTGATAATACAATCAGAACTAATAATAGCACAGGGCATTTCTATAACAATAACAAATCATCTGATGCAATCAATCGTTATTGGGTTAAGATGATTTCTCCGGAAAATGTTGTTAATACAATTCTTGTAGCACATATGGATGGCGCAACGAATCAGTATGATGCTAACTATGATGCAGAATTACTGGCAGTAGGTGATGACTCTTTCTATTCTAAACTGAATACTCAAAAACTGCAAATCCAGGCAAGAAGCAATCCGCTAACTACGGAAGATGTGATTCCTCTGGGTAATAAATATTCTGCAAACGGAAACTACAAAATATCGTTAGGCAACAAAGAAGGTATTTTTGCGGGTGATCAAAAAATCTATCTTTTAGATAAACTTAACAATTTGTACACAGATCTTTCCGTTCAAGATTATATATTTACAGCTAGTAAAGGGACAGATGATACACGTTTCGAAATTGTTTATAGAAATCAAGAAGTGCTTGGTACAGACAATTTAAGCAAATCGGATTTCTCGGTTTACAGAGATGGGACAAGCTTTGTTATCAGATCTACTTTTAGTCTGGGGAAAATAGAATTGTATGATGCGAGTGGAAAATTGGTAATAGCAACATCTTCTAATCAAAAGGAATTCAGATTAGATGCTGCTGCGATTGCTTCAGGTGTTTATATTATCAGAGCAGAAAACTCCGGAAATATCAGGACCAAAAAAATTATCAAATAG
- a CDS encoding sugar transferase, producing the protein MYRNVIKPFFDFLLALTLVLFLLPVFIVIIILLYFFNQKNVFFFQERPGKNDKVFRIIKFKTMTDEKDESGNLLPDEFRLTKMGKFVRKTSLDELPQLINVLKGDMSFIGPRPLLVSYLELYNEEQKRRHLIKPGITGWAQVNGRNTISWEKKFEYDVWYVDHLSFALDFKILLLTVKKVIKSEGINTAGQATTESFKG; encoded by the coding sequence ATGTATAGAAATGTTATTAAACCCTTTTTCGACTTTTTGTTAGCATTGACATTGGTTCTGTTTTTATTACCTGTGTTCATTGTCATCATTATCCTGTTGTATTTTTTCAATCAGAAGAATGTATTCTTCTTTCAAGAAAGACCAGGTAAAAATGATAAGGTTTTCAGGATCATAAAGTTCAAAACAATGACGGACGAGAAGGACGAATCAGGCAATCTTCTGCCGGATGAGTTTCGTCTTACCAAGATGGGAAAATTTGTTAGAAAAACATCTCTGGATGAATTGCCCCAGCTAATCAACGTGCTGAAGGGCGATATGAGTTTCATAGGCCCGCGACCGCTATTGGTAAGCTACCTCGAGTTGTACAACGAGGAGCAAAAAAGAAGACATCTTATAAAACCGGGCATCACAGGCTGGGCACAGGTGAATGGCAGAAACACGATAAGCTGGGAGAAAAAATTTGAATATGATGTCTGGTACGTAGATCATTTGTCTTTTGCTTTGGATTTCAAAATTTTACTATTGACAGTGAAAAAGGTGATTAAAAGCGAAGGAATCAATACCGCAGGACAGGCGACAAC